A single Corallococcus exiguus DNA region contains:
- a CDS encoding PAS domain-containing sensor histidine kinase → MAVRQGHERTSLERPASEAPSSIQALDALERISDAVFALDRSWRFTYLNSSSEWMLRRPRAELLGRDVWEEFPEARGSLFEQEYRRALTEQVHVAFESYYEPLDAWLDVRAYPSSGGLTVCFRDVSPRKRAERALHASEKFLRSTLDSLSTHIAILDGQGTIIAVNAAWRRFARDNGCADGDSRCGVGANYLEVTENARGEYAEEAAAVAQGIRDILAGRSESFLLDYPCHEPGGGKRRWFLLRATRFVGSGPLRVVMAHEDITARYEADEARNRLVREEAAREEAEVARERMNAVLERITDGFAAFDRDGRFTYVNRPAETHFGLKREVLLGRRLEEVFSSDHGSAMAALVRRATAAQLPVEEEQPSLVDSRWLRVVAYPSPEGLSVYFRDITEKRRVELWGRFLSDMGAASTRSLDCGEVVRTVVTLAVPTLADGCAISTRSGCLDEESSTEVAAVTHGLADALRAACAPGAETVLGRTVAQALRTGSGGLLQGPSADSPGVESAVAVPLALQDHSLGVLLLVSAHPGLRYGKESLPLVEELARRTALALENARLYRTAKQAIAERNETLGIVSHDLRAPLNTITLLSQSAERSLVRTHQEAHATEALRKVRLVVGNMEGLIDDLLEVARVESGRTVLDVEPLDVPRLLHQVQALNELLAADKALRLEVESEPDLPQVRADRARMMRVFQNLVGNAIRFTPAGGHILLKAERRGDHVCFRVKDSGPGIDSQSMPHVFDRFWQAIHTRKAGAGLGLAIVKGLVEAHGGRVWVESQPGHGAAFFFTLPGIPAASASLPLGDAASP, encoded by the coding sequence ATGGCCGTGCGACAGGGCCACGAACGGACCTCGCTTGAGCGCCCGGCGTCAGAGGCTCCCTCATCCATCCAGGCCCTCGATGCCCTGGAGCGCATCTCGGACGCGGTCTTCGCGCTCGACCGCTCCTGGCGCTTCACCTACCTCAACTCGAGCAGCGAGTGGATGCTGCGCCGCCCGCGCGCGGAACTCCTCGGGCGCGACGTGTGGGAGGAGTTCCCCGAGGCGCGCGGCTCCTTGTTCGAGCAGGAGTACCGGCGGGCGCTCACGGAGCAGGTCCATGTCGCGTTCGAGTCCTACTACGAACCCCTCGATGCCTGGCTGGACGTGCGGGCGTACCCCTCCTCGGGAGGCCTCACGGTCTGCTTCCGGGATGTCAGTCCCCGCAAGCGCGCCGAACGTGCACTGCATGCGTCGGAGAAGTTCCTGCGCTCCACGCTCGACTCGCTGTCCACGCACATCGCCATCCTGGATGGACAGGGCACCATCATCGCCGTCAACGCCGCCTGGAGGCGCTTCGCGCGCGACAACGGCTGCGCGGACGGGGACAGCCGCTGCGGCGTGGGCGCGAACTACCTGGAGGTGACCGAGAACGCACGGGGCGAGTACGCCGAGGAAGCCGCCGCCGTGGCGCAAGGCATCCGCGACATCCTCGCGGGCCGCAGCGAGTCGTTCCTCCTGGACTACCCGTGCCACGAGCCTGGAGGAGGCAAACGGCGCTGGTTCCTGCTGCGCGCCACGCGCTTCGTCGGGTCGGGCCCGCTGCGCGTGGTGATGGCCCACGAGGACATCACCGCCCGCTACGAAGCAGACGAGGCGCGCAACCGGCTGGTTCGGGAAGAGGCCGCCCGCGAGGAGGCGGAGGTCGCGCGCGAGCGGATGAACGCGGTGCTCGAGCGCATCACCGACGGCTTCGCCGCGTTCGACCGGGACGGGCGCTTCACCTATGTGAACCGGCCCGCGGAGACCCACTTCGGCCTCAAGCGCGAGGTGCTGCTGGGTCGGCGGCTGGAGGAGGTCTTCTCCAGCGACCACGGCTCGGCCATGGCGGCCCTGGTGCGCCGGGCGACGGCGGCGCAGCTCCCCGTGGAGGAGGAGCAACCCTCGCTCGTGGACAGCCGCTGGCTGCGCGTCGTGGCGTACCCGTCCCCGGAGGGGCTCTCCGTCTACTTCCGAGACATCACCGAAAAGCGGCGCGTCGAATTGTGGGGCCGCTTCCTCTCCGACATGGGCGCCGCCAGCACGCGCTCGCTGGACTGCGGAGAGGTGGTCCGCACCGTGGTGACGCTCGCGGTGCCCACGCTCGCGGACGGCTGCGCCATCTCCACGCGCAGTGGCTGTCTGGATGAGGAGTCCTCCACCGAGGTCGCCGCCGTGACGCACGGACTGGCGGACGCGCTGCGAGCGGCATGCGCCCCTGGAGCCGAGACCGTGTTGGGGCGGACCGTGGCGCAGGCGCTGCGCACGGGGTCGGGGGGGCTCCTGCAGGGGCCCTCCGCGGACAGCCCCGGAGTGGAGTCCGCGGTGGCCGTGCCGCTGGCCCTCCAGGACCATTCCCTGGGCGTGCTGCTGCTGGTGTCCGCGCACCCGGGCCTGCGTTACGGGAAGGAGAGCCTTCCGCTCGTGGAGGAGCTGGCGCGGCGGACCGCGCTGGCGCTGGAGAATGCGCGGCTGTACCGCACCGCGAAGCAGGCCATCGCCGAGCGGAACGAGACGCTGGGCATCGTCTCCCATGACCTGCGCGCGCCGCTGAACACCATCACCCTCCTGTCCCAATCCGCGGAGCGCAGCCTGGTCCGGACGCACCAGGAGGCCCATGCCACGGAGGCCCTGCGCAAGGTCCGCCTCGTGGTGGGCAACATGGAGGGGCTCATCGACGACCTGCTGGAGGTCGCGCGCGTGGAGTCAGGGCGCACGGTGCTGGACGTGGAGCCGCTGGACGTGCCCCGGCTGCTCCACCAGGTGCAGGCCTTGAACGAGCTGTTGGCGGCGGACAAGGCGCTGCGGCTCGAAGTGGAGTCCGAGCCGGACCTCCCCCAGGTGCGCGCGGACCGGGCACGCATGATGCGCGTCTTCCAGAACCTGGTGGGCAACGCCATCCGCTTCACCCCGGCCGGGGGCCACATCCTCCTGAAGGCCGAGCGCCGGGGGGACCATGTGTGCTTCCGCGTGAAGGACTCGGGGCCGGGCATCGACTCGCAGTCGATGCCCCACGTGTTCGACCGCTTCTGGCAGGCCATCCACACGCGCAAGGCGGGCGCCGGATTGGGGCTCGCCATCGTCAAGGGGCTGGTGGAGGCCCACGGCGGCCGCGTCTGGGTGGAGAGCCAGCCGGGCCACGGCGCCGCGTTCTTCTTCACGCTGCCCGGCATCCCGGCGGCCTCCGCGAGCCTTCCGCTCGGCGATGCAGCCAGCCCGTGA
- a CDS encoding aminotransferase class IV, with the protein MFSTVSVDGVVQRWEDLRLHDFSQGFFFGAGFFTTFRIDAGQPRFLARHLSRLRGSLDAFSTAVRAPAPSLLREDAVREALRRCLTADAAMGPRFTGVGKLAVSDGHVLCTFRPLPAELEALHRQGRELEGVEAGAYRRAERTVNHKGLAYFRQHALLPWMPVLTNEAAEVCELPTANLFVQLDGALVTPPLSAPCLPGIARAVLLAMASVEGLPVVERVLPLADLSRAQACFYSNAVALAVGVPRLLGRELPDSLRLAERARAALEARAIREG; encoded by the coding sequence ATGTTCTCCACCGTCTCCGTCGATGGCGTCGTCCAGCGCTGGGAGGACCTGCGCCTGCACGACTTCTCCCAGGGCTTCTTCTTCGGCGCGGGCTTCTTCACCACGTTCCGCATCGACGCCGGGCAGCCGAGGTTCCTCGCACGGCACCTGTCCCGCCTGCGCGGAAGCCTGGACGCGTTCTCCACGGCGGTGCGCGCTCCGGCGCCCTCGCTCCTCCGCGAGGACGCCGTGCGGGAAGCCCTGCGCCGCTGTCTCACCGCGGATGCGGCGATGGGTCCCCGCTTCACCGGCGTGGGCAAGCTCGCGGTCAGCGACGGTCACGTGCTGTGCACCTTCCGTCCCCTCCCCGCGGAGCTCGAAGCCCTGCACCGGCAGGGCCGCGAACTGGAAGGCGTGGAGGCCGGGGCCTACCGGCGCGCGGAACGCACGGTGAACCACAAGGGCCTGGCGTACTTCCGCCAGCACGCGCTGCTGCCGTGGATGCCCGTGCTCACCAACGAGGCAGCGGAGGTCTGCGAGCTGCCCACGGCCAACCTCTTCGTGCAGTTGGACGGCGCGCTCGTCACCCCGCCGCTGTCCGCGCCGTGCCTGCCAGGCATCGCGCGCGCGGTGCTGCTGGCCATGGCGTCCGTGGAGGGCCTGCCGGTGGTGGAGCGCGTGCTGCCGCTCGCGGACCTGTCGCGGGCGCAGGCGTGCTTCTACAGCAACGCGGTGGCGCTGGCCGTGGGCGTCCCCAGGCTGCTGGGCCGGGAGCTTCCCGACAGCCTCCGGCTCGCGGAGCGGGCCCGTGCCGCGCTCGAGGCCCGGGCCATTCGCGAGGGCTGA
- a CDS encoding carbonic anhydrase, with protein sequence MSAPFVSRVPFEAVHPKTLAVYCSDGRFTEAVEDLARHLGHPRIDTLTLPGGPALLNRWASDYLESEGFTKAARFLIEGHHIEDVLLLAHAGCGYYHAKHSALGPDIAVEQQLKDLHFGAKELQTAYPHLRIHLYYVRPHGKTIEFEPIPREG encoded by the coding sequence ATGTCCGCACCCTTCGTCTCCCGCGTCCCCTTTGAAGCGGTCCACCCGAAGACCCTGGCCGTGTACTGCTCGGACGGGCGCTTCACCGAGGCCGTGGAGGACCTGGCCCGGCACCTGGGCCACCCGCGCATCGACACGCTCACCCTTCCTGGAGGCCCCGCGCTCCTCAACCGCTGGGCGTCGGACTACCTGGAGAGCGAGGGCTTCACGAAGGCCGCCCGCTTCCTCATCGAAGGCCACCACATCGAGGACGTGCTGCTGCTGGCGCACGCGGGGTGCGGCTACTACCACGCGAAGCACAGCGCGCTGGGCCCGGACATCGCCGTGGAGCAGCAGCTGAAGGACCTGCACTTCGGCGCGAAGGAGCTCCAGACGGCGTACCCGCACCTGCGCATCCACCTCTATTACGTGCGCCCCCACGGGAAGACGATCGAGTTCGAGCCCATCCCCCGCGAGGGTTGA
- a CDS encoding MFS transporter translates to MKQQDVGRALLALSLGGFGIGTTEFATMGILPQIASGLGTTIPRSGHVIAAYALGVVVGAPLVAIVTARMSRRALLLLLMVAFTLGNTASALAPTLDTLVVARFMAGLPHGAYFGVASVVGAELLGAGRKGRAVALIMAGLTVANIIGVPVATFLGQQLGWRSTFLLVGAIGLVTLAALWLWVPHVASLGGSSIRQELSALKQPQVWWTSLVGAVGFGGLFAVYSYIAPTLTFASGLPESALPWVLALFGVGMTTGAMLGGRLTDHSVSLAMWVGFGATTLVMALFALTATSPWAAVPLVFLIGISAQFLAPAVQVRLMEASPGAPSLAASMSHSALNIANAAGAWLGGVVIAAGYGYLAPAWAAVALTLVGAGIFAVSNRVGGRPAPAQVEHA, encoded by the coding sequence ATGAAGCAGCAAGACGTAGGAAGGGCGCTCCTGGCGCTGTCCCTGGGTGGCTTCGGCATCGGGACGACCGAGTTCGCCACCATGGGCATCCTCCCGCAGATCGCGAGCGGGCTGGGGACGACGATTCCCCGGAGCGGGCATGTCATCGCCGCCTATGCGCTGGGCGTGGTCGTGGGAGCGCCGCTGGTCGCCATCGTGACCGCTCGGATGTCGCGCCGGGCGTTGCTGCTGCTGTTGATGGTGGCGTTCACCCTGGGCAACACGGCCTCGGCGCTGGCACCGACCCTCGACACGCTCGTCGTGGCCCGGTTCATGGCGGGCCTGCCGCACGGCGCCTACTTCGGGGTGGCCTCCGTCGTGGGAGCCGAGCTGTTGGGAGCCGGGCGCAAAGGGCGCGCGGTGGCGCTGATCATGGCCGGGCTCACCGTCGCCAACATCATCGGCGTCCCGGTGGCGACGTTCCTGGGGCAGCAGCTGGGCTGGAGGAGCACGTTCCTGCTGGTCGGTGCCATCGGACTGGTGACGCTCGCGGCCCTGTGGCTGTGGGTGCCACACGTGGCGTCACTGGGAGGCAGCAGCATCCGTCAGGAGTTGTCCGCGCTGAAGCAGCCGCAGGTGTGGTGGACGTCGCTGGTGGGCGCGGTGGGCTTCGGAGGGCTGTTCGCGGTCTACAGCTACATCGCGCCGACGCTGACGTTCGCGTCGGGCCTGCCCGAGTCGGCGCTGCCGTGGGTGCTCGCCCTCTTTGGCGTGGGCATGACGACCGGGGCGATGCTGGGAGGCCGTCTGACGGACCATTCGGTGTCGCTCGCGATGTGGGTGGGGTTTGGCGCGACGACGCTGGTGATGGCCCTGTTCGCGCTCACGGCGACGTCGCCCTGGGCGGCGGTCCCGCTCGTGTTCCTCATCGGCATCTCGGCGCAGTTCCTCGCGCCCGCGGTGCAGGTGCGGCTCATGGAGGCTTCGCCCGGTGCGCCCTCGCTGGCCGCGTCGATGTCGCACTCCGCCCTGAACATCGCCAACGCCGCGGGAGCATGGCTGGGCGGCGTGGTCATCGCGGCCGGGTATGGATACCTCGCGCCGGCCTGGGCCGCCGTCGCGCTCACACTGGTCGGAGCCGGGATCTTCGCGGTCTCGAACCGTGTCGGCGGCCGTCCCGCGCCGGCACAAGTCGAGCACGCGTAG
- a CDS encoding tetratricopeptide repeat protein: protein MERNGRQAWPPELSEPLREVDRLRRGGRYTSALALARTLAEAHPTQVRGLVEVGLTLGVWGGQPAEALPWFDRVLELAPGHVATRYHRALTLARLGRHAEAVEEFAQVEAAGFRKALVLHMKRAESLEVLGRLTEAEADWTAALAEDRGNPWLLQQRARSRTRAGRMDAAEADLTEALASQVGDAVDPELLHERGVLRLQRGDVTGARADFDAGLQAFRVGDPPSLLDALRRGLQDAASREDGTR from the coding sequence ATGGAACGCAACGGACGACAGGCGTGGCCCCCGGAGCTCTCCGAGCCCTTGCGCGAGGTGGACCGCCTGCGCCGGGGAGGCCGCTACACGTCGGCGCTGGCGCTGGCGCGGACACTGGCGGAGGCGCATCCGACGCAGGTGCGGGGGCTGGTGGAGGTGGGGCTGACGCTGGGGGTGTGGGGTGGCCAGCCGGCGGAGGCGCTGCCCTGGTTCGACCGCGTGCTGGAGCTGGCGCCGGGCCACGTGGCCACGCGCTACCACCGGGCGCTCACGCTCGCTCGACTGGGCAGGCACGCGGAGGCGGTGGAGGAGTTCGCGCAGGTGGAGGCCGCGGGGTTCCGCAAGGCGCTGGTGCTGCACATGAAGCGCGCGGAGTCGCTCGAAGTGCTGGGGCGGCTGACGGAGGCGGAGGCGGACTGGACGGCGGCCCTGGCGGAGGACCGGGGCAATCCGTGGCTGCTCCAGCAGCGGGCCCGGAGTCGCACCCGCGCGGGGCGGATGGATGCCGCGGAAGCGGACCTCACCGAAGCACTCGCGTCCCAGGTCGGTGACGCGGTGGATCCCGAACTGCTGCACGAGCGGGGCGTGCTCAGGCTTCAGCGTGGCGATGTCACGGGCGCTCGCGCGGACTTCGACGCGGGGCTCCAGGCCTTCCGCGTGGGTGACCCGCCGTCGCTGCTGGACGCGCTTCGACGTGGGCTCCAGGACGCGGCATCCCGTGAGGACGGGACGCGCTGA
- a CDS encoding spermine/spermidine synthase domain-containing protein produces MKPWETVERAQLPDVGEVVLAKRDEEYVLRVRGQTLMSSRQHGSEMAMADAGCANFAADAPARVLVGGLGFGFTVRAVLDRLGPGARIVVAELMSPVVEWNRGVLASLANAPLEDPRVTVVEGDVGKVMRRQQGAFDAILLDVDNGPKALTHPDNDSLYDLTGVSHAFNSLRSNGTLVVWSAGPSPAYVKLLEEVGFTVNLLHPTAHGTKGPRHTLFVARRVPKAKSSSSSSRSPSRR; encoded by the coding sequence ATGAAGCCCTGGGAAACAGTGGAGCGAGCGCAGTTGCCGGACGTGGGCGAGGTCGTGCTCGCCAAGCGGGACGAAGAGTACGTGCTGCGCGTGCGCGGCCAGACGTTGATGTCCAGCCGCCAGCATGGCTCGGAGATGGCCATGGCCGACGCCGGCTGCGCGAACTTCGCGGCGGACGCGCCCGCCCGGGTGCTCGTGGGCGGGCTGGGCTTCGGCTTCACGGTCCGCGCGGTGCTCGACCGCCTGGGACCGGGCGCCCGCATCGTTGTCGCGGAGCTGATGTCCCCGGTCGTGGAGTGGAACCGGGGTGTGCTCGCGTCGCTAGCGAACGCGCCGCTGGAGGACCCGCGAGTCACCGTGGTGGAGGGTGACGTGGGCAAGGTGATGCGCAGGCAGCAGGGCGCCTTCGACGCCATCCTGCTCGACGTGGACAACGGCCCGAAGGCCCTGACCCACCCGGACAACGACAGCCTCTACGACCTCACCGGCGTGTCGCACGCCTTCAACTCCCTGCGCTCCAACGGAACGCTGGTGGTGTGGAGCGCCGGGCCCTCGCCCGCGTACGTGAAGCTGCTGGAAGAGGTGGGCTTCACCGTCAACCTCCTCCACCCCACGGCGCACGGCACCAAGGGGCCGCGGCACACCCTCTTCGTCGCCCGGCGCGTGCCCAAGGCGAAGTCCTCGTCCTCGTCGTCCCGTTCGCCGTCCCGGCGCTGA
- a CDS encoding alpha/beta hydrolase has protein sequence MRCVRLFLLAVVLVSGVTHAAETEPMPPHATFTLPSKKLREPRRINVYTPPGYDSAKGVRYPVLYMPDGGEQEDFPHVATTVDSAIRAGEMRPVILVGIENTERRRDMTGPTQVAEDKKIAPRVGGSAAFRAFLRDELMPHVRRKYRVTDETAIIGESLAGLFIMETFFLQPGMFGTSIALSPSLWWNNEEWVRKAGDQLKARPGLKATLYMASAGDDVAAEAGRLAEAFRANAPTGLKWKYEPHPDLLHANIYRSLEAKVLREAFAPASTKAVP, from the coding sequence ATGCGGTGTGTCCGTCTGTTCCTGCTCGCCGTCGTCCTTGTCAGCGGCGTGACCCATGCCGCTGAAACGGAGCCGATGCCTCCGCACGCGACCTTCACGCTGCCGTCGAAGAAGCTCCGGGAACCGCGGCGCATCAACGTCTACACGCCGCCCGGCTATGACTCGGCGAAGGGCGTGCGCTACCCCGTCCTCTACATGCCCGACGGCGGCGAACAGGAGGACTTCCCGCACGTCGCCACCACGGTGGACTCCGCCATCCGCGCTGGGGAGATGCGGCCCGTCATCCTGGTAGGCATCGAGAACACCGAACGGCGCCGGGACATGACCGGCCCCACGCAGGTCGCGGAGGACAAGAAGATCGCCCCGCGCGTGGGTGGCTCCGCGGCGTTCCGCGCCTTCCTGCGCGACGAACTGATGCCCCACGTCCGCCGCAAGTACCGCGTCACCGACGAGACGGCCATCATCGGCGAGTCGCTCGCGGGGCTGTTCATCATGGAGACGTTCTTCCTCCAGCCCGGGATGTTCGGCACATCCATCGCGCTGAGCCCCAGCCTCTGGTGGAACAACGAGGAATGGGTGCGCAAGGCCGGCGACCAGCTCAAGGCAAGGCCGGGCCTGAAGGCCACGCTCTACATGGCGTCCGCCGGCGACGACGTCGCAGCCGAAGCCGGACGCCTGGCCGAAGCGTTCCGCGCGAACGCGCCCACGGGACTGAAGTGGAAGTACGAACCCCATCCCGACCTGCTCCACGCCAACATCTACCGTTCGCTGGAGGCGAAGGTGCTGCGAGAGGCCTTCGCGCCCGCCTCCACGAAGGCGGTTCCTTGA